The proteins below come from a single Deinococcus humi genomic window:
- a CDS encoding PadR family transcriptional regulator: MPDASLGPSAYIVLGLLAQCGPLTSYDLKRQVDGSVGYFWSFPRSQLYAEPQRLAALGLLAEQQEDGGRRRRTYSLNHAGRAALTAWLQQPAGEVELRDPGLLKLFFVSQGPPGTRQALATEQLAVHRARLEVYEHLTTQLKGEAAADLRTEPLGMGVLYERASLAFWTTVLEDAGTD; the protein is encoded by the coding sequence ATGCCTGATGCAAGCCTGGGACCTTCCGCCTATATCGTGCTGGGCCTCCTCGCCCAGTGCGGGCCTCTGACCTCCTACGATCTCAAACGCCAGGTGGACGGTTCCGTCGGCTATTTCTGGAGCTTCCCCCGATCCCAGCTGTACGCCGAGCCGCAGCGTCTGGCGGCCCTGGGCCTGCTGGCCGAGCAGCAGGAAGACGGTGGAAGGCGCAGGCGCACGTATAGCCTCAATCATGCGGGGCGAGCGGCCCTCACCGCGTGGCTGCAACAGCCTGCAGGCGAAGTGGAACTGAGAGATCCGGGTCTGCTCAAACTGTTTTTCGTGTCGCAGGGGCCGCCGGGGACCCGTCAGGCCCTGGCCACCGAGCAACTCGCCGTGCATCGGGCCCGGCTTGAGGTGTATGAACACCTGACCACGCAGCTTAAAGGTGAGGCGGCCGCTGACCTCCGGACCGAACCTCTGGGAATGGGAGTGCTGTACGAACGCGCAAGCCTGGCTTTCTGGACCACAGTGTTGGAGGATGCTGGAACGGACTGA
- a CDS encoding DUF4188 domain-containing protein: MASALRRLTAEIEGDFVVFIIGMRVNQPWKIQAWLPVAQAMPRMLRELQTRPELGLLGSQFYGLTQIQYWRSMEHLHQYATSREQAHLPAWRAFNQGARAADGAVGIWHETYQVAAGAYETVYVNMPPTGLGRAGTLTQATGYRQTAQGRLTGNSPTA; the protein is encoded by the coding sequence ATGGCGAGTGCACTACGGCGACTGACCGCAGAAATCGAGGGGGACTTTGTGGTCTTCATCATTGGCATGCGGGTGAATCAACCCTGGAAAATCCAGGCCTGGCTGCCCGTCGCTCAGGCGATGCCCAGGATGCTGCGGGAGTTGCAGACCCGCCCCGAACTGGGCCTGCTTGGCTCTCAGTTCTATGGACTGACACAGATTCAGTACTGGCGCAGCATGGAGCATCTGCACCAATACGCGACGTCCAGGGAACAGGCGCACCTGCCGGCCTGGCGCGCTTTCAATCAGGGTGCACGGGCGGCAGATGGTGCGGTGGGCATCTGGCACGAGACGTATCAGGTGGCGGCAGGGGCATACGAGACCGTGTACGTGAACATGCCGCCCACCGGACTGGGCCGCGCCGGCACCCTGACCCAGGCCACGGGTTACAGACAGACGGCGCAAGGACGGCTTACTGGCAACTCCCCTACGGCTTGA